One uncultured Draconibacterium sp. genomic window, AATGGAGTAGAGAGAGAATAAAACGAGTGTATTCCATATTATATAAGTTAATCGGTACCACTTTATAAATTGATAAGAATAGGGGTATAAAATGATCGGCTCGACCAATTTATAATTCAGTTAGTTTTGTATCATTAGTAGAAATGTGAAATACTATTTTGACATTTGTAATTACAGTTTAAAATCATGTGCTAATACAAATGTGTATGTCAAATTCTGACAACTTTACTGCTGATACAAATGTATACGCATGCTTTAGGCAATACTTCTTTACATTATTACTCATAATTTAACAAACAACTCAATATTGGTTACAAAAATAATTTGTTGTCTATGTTAAAACCTTGTGTCGGTTTTGAAAATAACTCTTTTAATTACATCTCTAATTACTGCGAATAATTGCAATATCTGTGTTATTTAACACTCACTATATTAATTAGTTACATTCAGTTAATTATTTGGAATTATAATAATTTTGATCAATAGGGGAGTTGTGGCTGTATTATTTGTTTGTAAATAATCCTATGTAGCTGTTGTCTAGTTGTTTATATTAATTACCTAAAGTGTATTGTAAGATTTATTTGCTGGTTTTATAGCACTTTAGTAAAATCAATTGTAGTTAGTAACTTGCAAATAGAAAAATTAATTATTACATTTGTATCAACCACATGCAAATGTTACCAAACACTAAATGGGCGTATATTACATTTGTATTTAATTTTGAATAATGAAAGATCGTATAAAACAATACATTGAACAGAAGGGGATTTCAGCGGGGGAACTTGCTGTTATGCTTGATGTGCAGCGGTCTAATATTTCCCACATCCTTAATGGACGAAATAAACCCGGTGCTTCTTTTATTGAAAAATTACTATTGACTTTTCCTGATTTAAATGCCAGGTGGTTATTAACCGGCGCAGGACAAATGATAGAAGGTGTTGAAACACCTGTCCAGAAGAATGAAACATTACCTTTCAAACCAGCAGTAGAAGTGGAGGAACCTGTCGAAGTTAAGCACAATCCTGCAAAAAAGGTACAACCTGAAGAAACTTCTGTTAATCCGGAGGAAGAAGATACGTTGGATCGATTAGTAGTTTTATATAAGGACGGTACATTTACAACATTCAAAAAACGATAAAATTAATTCAGGTATTACAATTTAGATTTAATTTTATAGTCTGGAATAACAAATATAAAAAGGTCATCTCTTCGTCAGGTGGCCTTTTTGCATTCCAGAAAATTGATATAAGTTGACATCCTGGTTTATATATTGGAATGTGTTAGTCTTGATTGGTATATGCAATGTGAACTTTTCGGCTGAAACTTAAATATGTTTACATATTTAACACTAGGAGTGACGGAATCGATTTGGGCTTTACCAAATCGTTATAAGTAATGTAGAGTAGTTTACACAAGCCACATAATAATTTTGGCATTTATTCATTTTATTGGTTTCTTGTTTGTAGTGATATTGTAAAAGTATTGTAAACACTGCTGTTTTGTGTGTTTATTTACAATTCTGTTATTTTGCTTTTTGATGTAAAGTTTACAAATGTTTGTATTTGTAACATAAATGAATTACATTTGAACATATTTGTTGTTATAATTGTAGAGAATAGTGGTGTGCGGATTTAATATTGTAGAAATGCAATAATCCGGTGTCAGTCATACTCCGGAACATAAAGATCGTTAATATATTTAACGGTCTTTGTTGTTTTAAAGCTACAAGTTACTTCATAGGTAGTTAACAATGTTAATATTCTTAAACTGAACTCCAAATAACGCTAGCGGTCAATTTACATATCTAAAATACGCATCTAAATTAAATTTCATATTTGTGAAATTATTTTTCAAAAAAGTTTGCATATGTAAATTAGTATTTGTACATTTGTAATGTCAATATAAGAGACAAATAAAAAAGACAGGATGATTACATTATAATAGATTCAATTTACAAACCCAATTTAGAAGTTGATAAATCCAGAAGTCGCTTGGCCACTAGTAATAGTGGCCATTTCTGGTTTATATACTTGTGTAATAAAAATGTAAAATCAGGCATTTAAAAAGATTAAATATTTTTTTCAAAAAAATTTGCATATGTAAATTAGTGATTGTACATTTGTAATGTAAATATAAAAGACAAATAAATAAGACAGGATGATTACATTATAATAGATTCAATTTACAAACCCAATTTAGAAGTTGATAAATCCAGAAGTCGCTTGGCCACTAGTAATAGTGGCCATTTCTGGTTTATATACCTTGGTAGTGATCATGTAAATCCGATTGTAAATAAAAATTGTAAATATTCAAACTAATGTTTGCATATGTAAAAACAAGTAGTTACATTTGTACTGTTGAAAGTTTAGCAGAGACCCTTATTTTTTATCCTAAATATATTTTAGAGTTTAAATACAAGACCGTTAATTCTGACGGTCTTTTTGTTTTTATAGATCGATTGGAATCTGAAAAGCATATAATTCTATTATATTTGCATGCAAATTTTTAATACATGCGAAAAAAATTTGTTGCCGATTTTACGGTGGTAGAAAATAAAGCACTCAACTCTACCAATTTTCTAATAAAAATAAAAAGCGATTCTGCTTTACCCGAGATTAAACCCGGGCAATTTGTAAATGTTGAAATAAAACAAGCTTCAGAAGTTTTTTTACGCCGACCATTTTCAATATTTGAAGTTGATTATAAGGATAATACGCTCTCGATGATTATTAAAATATTGGGAAAAGGCTCTAAGATACTAACAGACATAAAAGTTGGTGATTCTGTAAGTTTGGTTTATCCGCTTGGTAAAAGTTTTACTTATCCTGAAAAGCAGGATAGAATATTGCTTATTGGAGGAGGAAGTGGTGTAGCACCTATGCTTTTTTTAGCAAAAGAATCAGGATTAGCAAAAGAGCAAGTTGATATTTTATTGGGAGCCCGCAGCAGTGAAGATCATATTAATGTTGAGGAGTATTCGCAATTCGCCAATTTACACTATGCATCAGAAGATGGTTCTTTAGGCGAAAAAGGATTTGTTACACAACATTCAGTTTTTACAACTGATTTGAAAGCTTATACCAAAATATACGCTTGTGGACCTGATGGTATGATGCGTGCAATTGCAAAAGAAGCAAAAACTGCTGAAGTATTTTGTGAAGTTTCGCTTGAGAATTTGATGGCATGTGGTTTTGGTGTTTGTTTGTGCTGTATAGAGCCGACAAATAAAGGCAACCAGTGTGTGTGTACTGATGGACCGGTATTTAATATTAATGATTTGAAATGGTAGATTTAAAAGTAAAATTACACGATTTAGAGTTTAAAAACCCGGTTACACTAGCTTCGGGAACTTGTGGTTTTGTACGCGAAATTGCTGATTTTTATGATCCTGGATTGCTGGGAGGGCACTTTTTAAAAGGAACAACCCTTAAAAACAGAGATGGCAATGAATATCCACGAATGGCAGAAACTGCATCAGGAATGTTAAATGCCGTTGGTTTGCAAAATAAAGGAATAGACTATTTTATTGAGAATATTTATCCCGAAATTCAGGATTACGATACACAATTAATTATAAATGTAAACGGTTCAACAGTTGAAGATTACATTGCATTAGCTGAAAAAGTAAATCAACTTGATAAAATACCGGCCATAGAGTTAAATATTTCGTGTCCAAATGTAAAAGAGGGGGGAATGGCTTTTGGAGTTACCTGCCCGGGAGCTGAAATGGTTACTCGCGAGGTGAGGAAAGTGTATGATAAAACAATGATCGTTAAACTTTCGCCAAATGTTACCGATATTTCAGAGATTGCAAAGGCGGTAGAGGCGCAGGGTGCCGACTCCGTTTCGTTGGTGAATACATTTTTGGGAATGGCAATCGATGCCGAAACCCGAAAGCCAAAATTATCGACTGTTACAGGTGGATTGTCGGGGCCAGCAATAAAACCAATTGCACTTCGTATGGTTTGGCAAGTGTCAAATGCTGTAAAAATACCCGTAGTTGGTATTGGTGGAATAATGAATACTGAAGATGCCATCGAATTTTTACTGGCAGGTGCGTCTGTAATTCAGGTAGGAACCGCAATATTTAAAGATCCGATGATTCCACTTAAGATTGTTGATGGAATAAGTGAGTACCTCGATCGTCATAACATACAGTCAGTTAGTGAATTAATTGGTGGTTTACAATTGTAGAATTCAGTTGGTTTTGTAAACAATGAATTTACAAGTCTGTCTTCGATAAAATCTATCGGAGATAAATACTATTTAGTACTATTTTCTTCTATAATTCTTATTAATTTTCATTTAAATCTAAATTTGTTGCGAAATAAAATTGCAATGTGAACATTTCAATTTATGTTCTGTTGTTTAAAGTGCAAATAGCAAAATAGAATTAAAAGAATAAGAATTATGGCAAGTTTTAACATTGTTATGCCCAAATTAGGTGAGAGTATCCAGGAAGGAACCATCACCAAATGGTTTGTAAAAGAGGGAGATACAGTAGAAGAGGACGACATGTTGTTCGAAGTAGCTACTGATAAGGTAGACTCTGAAATCCCTTCTCCGGTAGACGGAGTTATTACAAAGATACTGTACGCAGAAGACAGCCTTGTTGCTGTTGGTGAAGTGTTAGCCGTTATTAGTCTCGACGGAGAACAAGAGGAAACAAGCACTGAAGAAGTTGCAGAAGAAACGAAAACCGAAAAAGTTGAAACCGTTTCTGAAGAATCTGAAAATTCTGTTGACGATAGCAGAAAGCTCTCTAACCGTTTTTATTCTCCATTGGTTAAAATAATTGCCAAAGAAGAAAATGTATCATTGGAAGAACTTGAGTCTATTGAGGGTACAGGAGCCGGTGGCCGGGTTCAAAAGAAGGATATTTTAGCCTACATTGAAAACAAAGGAACAGCAGCTCCGGCAGCTAAAGCACAACCTGCAAAAACAACAAGTGCTCCGGTAGTTGAACGAAAAGCTCCAATGCCGGTTTCGATTGGTGCCGGTGATGCGGTTATTGAAATGGATCGGGTACGTAAGTTGATTGCCGACCATATGGTGATGTCGAAGCAGGTATCGCCACACGTAACTTCGGTGGTAGAAGCTGATGTAACAGAGCTGGTTCTGTGGAGAAATAAAAATAAAAATGCTTTCCAGGAGAAATACGGCGATAAAATTACGTTCATGCCGATATTTACTGAAGCAGTAGCTGCTGCACTTGCTGAATATCCACTTGTAAATTCATCGGTTGACGGCGATAAAATTATTCTGAAGAAAGACATAAATGTTGGAATTGCAGTTGCAAAACCCGATGGTAACTTAATTGTTCCGGTTATTAAAAATGCCGAACAACGTAACCTGATCGGAATAACCAAAGAATTAAATCGTTTGGCAAATGCAGCGCGCACCAATAAACTGGAACCGGCCGAAATTCAGGGAGGTACCTTTACAATTACCAATTTTGGTTCGTTTGGAAATATTATTGGAACACCTATTATTAGTCAACCTCAGGTTGCCATTCTTGCAACCGGAATTATTGAAAAGAAACCAGCTGTGTTAGAAACACCAAGCGGAGATGTTATTGCAATTCGTCATAAAATGTACTTGTCGTTGTCATACGACCATCGTATTATTGATGGTGCACTGGGCGGAGCATTTTTACGCAGAATAGCTGATTTACTCGAACAATTTGATACAAACCGCGCAATTTAAGAAGAATGAAAGATTTAAAAATTCCAAAAATATACAGCATTAAAAAAACTCCAAAAGAAACTTTGGAGAATTGGTACCGACTAATGACAGTTGGTCGTGCCATTGATGAAAAAGCACCTAATTATTTAAAACAAGCTATAGGTTGGTCGTATCATGCACCCTATGCGGGTCACGATGGAATTCAATTGGCAGTTGGTCATCATTTTAGAAAAAATGAAGACCACATGTACTTGTACTACCGCGATATGTTAACTGCGCTTGCAGGAGGAATGACAGCTGAAGAAATTATTTTAAACGGTATTTCAAAAGCTACTGATCCATCCAGCGGCGGTCGTCACATGTCGAACCACCTTGCAAAGCCGGAATGGAATATTCACAGTGTGTCGTCTGCCACAGGAAACCATACTTTGCATGCAGTTGGAACCGCACGTGCAATTAAATACTATGGCGAAAAAACAGTTGCCATAAGTGGTCAGGGCGAATCGTCGGTAAGTGAAGGTTATGTTTACGAAGCAATTACCGGAGCTGATAAAGAAGAATTGCCTGTAATTTTTGTTGTCCAGGACAATGGTTATGGAATTTCGGTTCCGAAAAAAGACCAGACTGCACAACGAAAAGTAGCTAACAACTTTTCAGGATTTAAAAATCTTCGAATCATTCATTGTAACGGAAAAGATGTGTTCGATTCGATGAACGCAATGGCTGAAGCAAAACGTTTTGCAATAGAAGAAAGTAAACCTGTTCTTTTGCAGGCCAACTGCGTGCGAATGGGCTCTCATTCCAATTCAGATGATCATCTTCTTTATCGGTCTGATGCAGAAAGAAACTATGTGCTGGAATATGATCCGCTTGCTAAATACAGAAGGCTTTTGCTTCGTTACGAACGTTTTACTGAAGATGAATTACAGGCCATTGAAGCAGATACGAAACTTGTAATAAAAGCTGCTCACAAGGCTGCAATGAGTGCTCCCGATCCTGATCCGGCTACAATTCATGATTTTGTTTTTTCAGAACCAATGGTATCCGAAAAATATCCGGAAGGATTGCATTCAGCTCAAGGCGACAAGAAAAAACTAATTACTGCCTTGAACGAAACATTAAAAGCTGAATTCAGGCACAATCCCGATACTTTTATTTGGGGGCAGGATATGGCCAATAAAGATAAAGGCGGAATTTTTAATGTATCGAAAGGGATGCAGCAGGAGTTTGGTGAAAAACGTGTTTTTAATGCACCAATTGCCGAAGATTTTATAATGGGAACCGCCAATGGAATGTCGCGATTTAACGATAAAATCCGCGTGGTTATTGAGGGTGCAGAGTTTGCCGATTATTTTTGGCCAGCTATGGAACAGTACGTTGATACAAGCCATGATTTGTGGCGATCGAACGGTAAATTTTCACCAAACATAACCATTCGTCTTGCTTCGGGAGGTTACATTGGTGGTGGAATGTATCACTCGCAAAATATTGAAGGTTCGCTGGCAGCTATTCCGGGAGTTCGTATTGTTTATCCGTCGTTTGCAGATGATGCAGCCGGTTTGTTGCGTACTTCAATGCGTTCTGAAGGATTGACAATGTTTATGGAACCCAAGGCGCTATATCAGGATCCAAAAGCAGCAACCCCTGTTCCTGATGATTTTGAGGTTCCGTTTGGTAAAGCACGAATCAGAAGAGAGGGCAGCGATTTAACTTTAATTACGTATGGAAATACCACTCATTTAAGTTTAGACGCAGCTGAAAAATTAGCTGCTGAAGGAGTTAATGTTGAAGTAATTGATTTACGTTCGCTAATTCCACTTGATGAAGAAACAATTCTGAAATCAATAAAGAAAACAAACCGTGTACTAATTGTTCACGAAGATAAAGTGTTTGGTGGTTTTGGTGGCGAGTTAAGTGCCATTATAACTGAAAAAGCTTTTGAAGATCTTGATGCTCCGATAAAACGGGTTGGTTCGCCATTTACACCTGTTGGTTTTAACCGTATTTTGGAAAAAGCTATTCTTCCGAATACGGAACGAATTTACAAAGCAGCAAAAGAATTAAGTGAATATTAAAAAAGAAACAATGAGTAAAACAGCAATAATATATAGCTACAATACACAAAAATCGAAAAAAGTAGCAGAAAAAGTAATTGCAGCTTTTGGAGAAACAAATATTGAAGCCGTTAACGCCGAAGAGTTATCGAAAGAGGTTTTTGAGAACTACGATAATTTTATAGTAAGCGCACCTACCTGGTTCGATGGCGAACTACCAAATTATTGGGATGAGTTTCTTCCTGATTTGGAAGAGATGGATTTATCGAAAAAAACATTTGCCATCTTCGGATTAGGCGATCAGAAAGGTTATCCTGAGAATTACTGCGATGCAATTGGACTTTTGGCTGAAATTCTGGAAGAATGTGGTGCTAAATTAGTAGGGCAGACTTCAATAGAAGGTTACACATTTGAATCGTCGAAAGCCAAACGCGGAGATGTGTTTGTTGGACTGGCACTCGATCAGGAAAACCAGCCACGTTTAACAAAAGACCGGGTTACCAACTGGGTAGAACAACTTAAAAAAGAATTCTTATAGTAGAATTTTCTATTTGCAATAGTTAAAAGGCTGTTTGTCGAAAGATAGATAGCCTTTTTTATGCTAATAGCTGTGATATATATTTTTTCCATTGAATAAATCTTTCAATTTATATCTAAATTTTAATAAGAACTTAAGGTTGATAAAATTGTTTATACGAATAGAAATTGGCAAAAATCAACTATATTAACTTAAACATTCGATTGTTATGAAAACATTTTTAATTCTCATCGTCCTTGTTCTGGCTGGAATTGCTGCAGAAGCACAACAGAAAGTTGAAGTTGAAGTGTCCGAAAAGGAAATGTCGGAGGGCTTACATACGGCATTTACTGTGTTTATTCCGGAATGTTCGCCAAAAGTTGCGACAAAAGAATGGAAGAAATTTATAAATGAACGATCGATTTTTGAATTTGCAACAAAAGGTACTACCCAGACATTTGAAAAAGCAATACTTGGCATTTCAAATTTGTTTGCCAATGATAAAAAAGAATACTCAAAAAAATCATTAAAAATAGAAGAACAAGCTGGGAATGAAATAATAGCATATAATGTTGTACATGAAGATATCTCAAATTTACATCTTGATGTAATTGCCCAACTATCGGCAATAGATACCGGTGTTTATGTCAGTGCGTATATAAAATATTCAGACTCTGTTTATATATCCGAGTTGAATACATCTGAAGATAATGTGAATTCAATCAAGGAATACATTAGGCAATTCGGGGTTGAAACGTATAAAGTTGTGGTTAAAGAGCAAATCGAACTGGAAGAAAAGGAATTAAAAAGACAGGAGGATATTCTTAAGGATTCAGAACGTGACAATAAAAAATTAGAAAAGTCGATTGGGCAATATGAAACGGAAATAGATCAGTATGAGTACAATATTAAAGTGATGGAACGGGAATTGGAAGGCACTGAAGAAAGACTTCAAACGTTTAAGGCATCACTTCGTAGTACCGAAAAAAAATCGGATGAGTATTATTTAGTTAAAGAAAAAGTTGATGATGTTGAGAAAGAGCGAAAAAGAAATCTAAAGAGTCAGAAGTCCAATAAAAATAAAATAAAGAAAAATCAGTCTGACATTAAAGATGCCCAAAACGAAATTTTGGCTAACCAGAAGGTACAGGAAATTCAGAAAGAAGTAATTCAGAAACAAGTGTTACGAGTGGAAGAATTCGAGGCTAAATTGGAAAACATTAAATAGTTTAGAGGCCATAGAGAATAGTGAGTTAATTTTAAAGCAAATAAATATGATATAAAATGGGTTTGGCATTTTTGCTAAACCCATTTTTTGAGATAGAAAGTAAAATTAGCACTCAATGTCTGGTAGATAAGAAAGATAATAAAGTTGATATTTTACTCAATTTCGATCTGCATGATAAAGTGTGTTTACAAATGTGTATTGTATTGGTTTCTTTTGTTGGTAGGGTTTTTGGCAAGTATGGCATGATATGTATTTATGCTAAAACACATTATTTACATATGTATTACACATATGTAAATGTTAAAATGTATTCTTGTTGGGCAGTTATTCAAATTCTATTTTATTCAATAAGCAAATCCTCAAGAAGTATTTACATATTTCACACTAATTACTTTACTCGTATTAAATATTCCAAAGAAACTGAGTTGATTATTGTTAAATAGAAAATGAGTTGTTAAAAGCTCGTTGTTATTAATTAATTACAATCGCCTCCAATTAAGAGCAGGTTTAGTTTACTGTTAGGTTTAATTGATTAATTTTGTGCCTTTAAAAATATTAAAAGCTTTTATTGTGCCTGAAACAAGATACATATTCGTTACCGGTGGAGTTACTTCATCGCTGGGAAAAGGTATTTTAGCCTCGTCGCTTGCCAAGTTACTGCAATCACGTGGTTATAGTGTTACCATTCAAAAACTCGATCCGTATATTAATGTGGATCCCGGAACGCTTAATCCTTACGAACACGGTGAGTGTTTTGTAACCGAGGATGGAGCAGAAACCGACCTGGATTTAGGACATTACGAACGTTTTTTGAACGAAGCCACTTCGCAGGCTAACAACGTTACAACCGGTCGAATTTATCAGTCGGTAATTGATAAAGAACGCCGTGGTGACTATTTGGGAAAAACGGTTCAGATTATTCCGCATATTACCGATGAAATTAAAAGACGTATTAAAATTCTTGGATCGAAAGGAAAATACGATATCGTAATTACGGAGATTGGCGGTACGGTTGGCGATATTGAATCGCTGCCATACATCGAAGCGGTTAGGCAGTTAAAATGGGAACTTGGTAACAGGGCCATCGTTATTCACTTAACACTGGTTCCGTATTTGGCGGCTACCGGCGAATTAAAAACCAAACCTACGCAACACTCAGTTAAAATGTTGCTCGAAACAGGAGTTCAACCCGATATTTTAGTTTTACGTACAGAACACGACATTGAATTATCAGTTCGTCAGAAAGTGGCTTTGTTTTGTAATGTAAGCCTCGATTCTGTTATTCAATCAGTAAACGTGCCAACCATTTACGATGTTCCGTTAAAAATGCTGGAGGAGAAACTGGATATTACAGTTTTGAAAAAGCTTGATCTGGCCATTAATGAAGACATTGATTTATCGGCGTGGAATAGTTTCCTTACCAAACACAAGAATCCAACTCAAACTGTTGAAATTGGTCTTGTTGGAAAATATGTTGAACTACACGACGCCTACAAATCGATAGCCGAAGCGTTGATTCACGCAGGTGCCGAAAATCGTGCTAAGGTGAATGTATCATGGATTCATTCGGAAAACATTACGGAAGAAAATGCGGCAGAAAAACTTGCAGGTTTAAATGGTATTATCGTTGCACCTGGATTTGGTCATCGTGGTTTGAAAGGTAAAATCTATGCAACAAAATATGCACGCGAAAATAATGTGCCATTTTTAGGTATTTGTCTTGGAATGCAGGTAGCTGTAATTGAATTTGCCCGTAACGTACTAATGCTCGAGGGAGCCGATTCTTCAGAAATGAATCCGAAAACACCTCACCCTGTTATCGATTTAATGGAGCAGCAAAAAGGAATTACAAACTACGGAGGTACAATGCGATTGGGAGCTTATGAATGCCGCATCATCGAAAAAGAATCGAATGTTTGTAAGGCATACAATAAACTTACTGTTTACGAAAGACACCGTCATCGCTACGAGTTTAACGAAATGTACAGACAGCAATATATTGATGCAGGAATGACTCCTGTTGGAATTAACCCGGAAACTGATTTGGTGGAAATTATGGAAATTCCAGACCACAAATGGTTTGTAGGAGTACAATTTCATCCGGAATATCGTAGTACGGTATTAAATCCGCACCCGTTATTTATAGACTTTATTAAAAATTCGTTAGTTGAAAAATAGAATATGGATAAAAAATCGATAATTGGGATCGGCCTGATTTTTGCCATTTTGGTTGTTTTTTCATTAATCAACCAGCCTTCGAAAGAAGAAATAGCAGCAGCACAGCTAAGAAAAGATTCCATTGCACAGGTTGAAGCCCAAAAAGCTTTTGAGCAACAACAACTAAATGCACAAATAGAACAACAAAATGCGGTTTCAGAAACTGATACGGCTAGTTTGAACCAGGCAACACAAGCACGAACTGATGAATATGGTGTTTTTGGTTCGGCAGCGCTTGGAAAGGAAGAGTTTAGTACGCTGGAAAATAACCAGATAAAAATTACCTTTTCGAATAAAGGTGGACGTATTTATTCGGTTGAATTAAAAGAATATCAAACTCACGATTCGTTGCCATTGATTCTTTTTGATGGTCCCGAAACATTGTTTGGCTTAAATTTCTTTTCGCAAAACAGAAGTATTCAAACCGATCACTTGTTTTTTAAACAAGTTGGTGGCAGAAAAGACTTAAAAGTAACTGGTCCTGCTGTTAAAAAAGGTGACGAAGGAAGACTTAAAGTGAACCGTGAAAATCCGGGAGGAAAAGAGTCGGTTACTTTCCGTCTCGAGGTTGAACCCGGAAAATACATTGAATACATTTATACTCTGGAGCACAATTCATTCCTTGTAAATTTTGATATGAATATTCAGGGAATGAATCAGTATATTGCTGGCAATCAGTCGTATTTGAACTTTTCGTGGGCATTTGATGTGCCACGTCAGGAAAAATATTCACGTTTTGGCGAGGATCGGTATACAAACATTACCTACAAATATTTCGAAGATGAAGTAGATAACCTGGATCAGAACAAATCGGATGAAGCAAATCTTGCTACCAAAGTGAAATGGATTGGCTTTAAACAATTGTTTTTTAGTTCGACATTGATTGCCGATGATGCTTTTGCAAATGCGCAGGTGAGCCAGGAGAAATTTAAACACGAAGACAATCCTAATTATTTGGGATATTTTAAAGCCGATATTGCATTGCCTTACAACGGTACTCCGCAAGAAACGGTTGGAATGCAATTTTTCTTTGGTCCAAATCATTACCAAACTTTAAAACAGTACGATTTGGATATGGAACGCCAGGTTTATCTTGGTTACATTGTTATTCGTCAGGTGAATCAGTACCTAATTATTCCTGTATTCAATTTCTTAAGACGCTTTATCGACAACTTCGGTATAATTATACTGTTGCTAACCATTCTTATTAAAACCATTCTTTTCCCGTTTACTTATAAATCATTTATGTCGCAGGCTAAAATGAAAGCATTAAAGCCCGAAATAGATGAGATTAATGAAAAGTTCGGGAAAGATAAAGCGATGGAGAAACAACAGGCTACAATGGCCCTGTACAAAAAGGCAGGTGTTAATCCGATGGGAGGTTGTTTGCCAATGGTGTTGCAGATGCCTATTTTATTTGCCATGTTCTTTTTCTTCCCAACATCCATTGAGTTGAGGGGAGAAAGTTTCTTATGGGCCGCAGATTTATCAACATACGATTCTATTTTAAACCTACCTTTCACCATTCCATTTTATGGCGACCACGTTAGTTTATTCTGTTTGTTGATGACTGTTACAACAATTATTTCAACCAGTTTGAGTCAATCGGCAGCTACAAGCCAGGGAATGCCTGGAATGAAGACGATGATGTATATGATGCCGGTTATGTTCTTGTTCCTTCTGAATAATTACCCTTCAGGATTGAGTTATTATTATTTCCTTGCCAACTTAATTACTATTGGTCAAACCTATGCAATTCGATTATTTGTTGACGAGGATAAAATAAGGGCAACCTTACAGGCCAATAAAAAGAAACCTGTTAAAAAGTCAAACTTTCAGAAACGTTTGGAAGATATGGCAAAACAACAAGGAGCTCAAAAGCCAAAGAAAAAATAAGAATAAAGTTTTCATAAAATAAAAGGCCGGAAATCTAAATGATTTCCGGCCTTTTTTGCACTTATCCTATTTGGTATTTCTACTTGATCAAATAAGATTTGTTAGAATAGCAGACCTAAACTAATTGAAGCCATTTTGTTGTGTAAATCGGGTTCCGATTTATACACTTCAATAAATCCCATGTCGTAATTTAATCCAACCTGCAAGGTTTTTGTTTTAAATACAGGAAAATCAAATCCAATTTCATACGAC contains:
- a CDS encoding CTP synthase, which codes for MPETRYIFVTGGVTSSLGKGILASSLAKLLQSRGYSVTIQKLDPYINVDPGTLNPYEHGECFVTEDGAETDLDLGHYERFLNEATSQANNVTTGRIYQSVIDKERRGDYLGKTVQIIPHITDEIKRRIKILGSKGKYDIVITEIGGTVGDIESLPYIEAVRQLKWELGNRAIVIHLTLVPYLAATGELKTKPTQHSVKMLLETGVQPDILVLRTEHDIELSVRQKVALFCNVSLDSVIQSVNVPTIYDVPLKMLEEKLDITVLKKLDLAINEDIDLSAWNSFLTKHKNPTQTVEIGLVGKYVELHDAYKSIAEALIHAGAENRAKVNVSWIHSENITEENAAEKLAGLNGIIVAPGFGHRGLKGKIYATKYARENNVPFLGICLGMQVAVIEFARNVLMLEGADSSEMNPKTPHPVIDLMEQQKGITNYGGTMRLGAYECRIIEKESNVCKAYNKLTVYERHRHRYEFNEMYRQQYIDAGMTPVGINPETDLVEIMEIPDHKWFVGVQFHPEYRSTVLNPHPLFIDFIKNSLVEK
- the yidC gene encoding membrane protein insertase YidC; its protein translation is MDKKSIIGIGLIFAILVVFSLINQPSKEEIAAAQLRKDSIAQVEAQKAFEQQQLNAQIEQQNAVSETDTASLNQATQARTDEYGVFGSAALGKEEFSTLENNQIKITFSNKGGRIYSVELKEYQTHDSLPLILFDGPETLFGLNFFSQNRSIQTDHLFFKQVGGRKDLKVTGPAVKKGDEGRLKVNRENPGGKESVTFRLEVEPGKYIEYIYTLEHNSFLVNFDMNIQGMNQYIAGNQSYLNFSWAFDVPRQEKYSRFGEDRYTNITYKYFEDEVDNLDQNKSDEANLATKVKWIGFKQLFFSSTLIADDAFANAQVSQEKFKHEDNPNYLGYFKADIALPYNGTPQETVGMQFFFGPNHYQTLKQYDLDMERQVYLGYIVIRQVNQYLIIPVFNFLRRFIDNFGIIILLLTILIKTILFPFTYKSFMSQAKMKALKPEIDEINEKFGKDKAMEKQQATMALYKKAGVNPMGGCLPMVLQMPILFAMFFFFPTSIELRGESFLWAADLSTYDSILNLPFTIPFYGDHVSLFCLLMTVTTIISTSLSQSAATSQGMPGMKTMMYMMPVMFLFLLNNYPSGLSYYYFLANLITIGQTYAIRLFVDEDKIRATLQANKKKPVKKSNFQKRLEDMAKQQGAQKPKKK